acacacccgtgtaAGGCTGTTCGATGTGTTACTTGGCTGGATGAAAGAAGCGATTGAGGGGAAATCCATCAGCCGAGATCCTTGCCTGGCGGGCGGGTCAAGATACAGACCCTCCACGGTGCTGTTTCCAAGGTTGACAGGAGGGTTTTCTCAGAGACCCCTCCAGCATCTCCAGACAAAGCCCTAAGTTTACACGTGTCAAGGCAGAAGAAGCCGGGCGAAGTTGTGCTCCCGGCTTTCTCCCCGCAATTTCGATGCTGCTCCAGCCAAGGAAAGCTGGGATCCCGAAAGAAGACATCCTCCCCTCTCGATccccctgggggaaaaaaaaatccccccgaGGGATTTTTATTAATCGGCTATTTTATGCGGATTCAGAAACACAAAAAAAATCGCAAGCGATCAGGAGCAAGCATGTTGGACCAGCAAAACGCCGTGCTGGCAACGGACCAATCAGCGCTCAGCTCCTCTCCTATAAATACCAGCGCCCGCAGCGCCTCGGGGCAATTTAAGGGTCCGCGTCGGAGGAGCTGAAGGTGTCCAGGTCGAAAGGATGGCAGAAGTCGCCCCAGCAGCGCCCGTGGCGGCGGCTCCCGCTTCGAAGGCGGCGGCTAGGAGAGCGGCGGGCGCCACCAAGGCGCGGAAGCCGGCCGGCCCCAGCGTGACGGAGCTGCTGATGCAGGCGGTGACGGCTTCTAAGGAGCGCGGCGGCATCTCCTTGGCCGCGCTGAAGAAATCTCTGGCGGCTTCGGGTTACGACGTGGAGAAGAACAACAGCCGCATCAAGCTGGGCCTGAAGAGCCTGGTGACCAAAGGGACGCTGCTGCAGACGAAGGGCACGGGAGCCTCGGGTTCCTTCAAGCTCAACAAGAAGCAGGCCGACCCCAAGGACAAGGCGGCTcgcaagaagcagcagcagccggCCAAGAGCGCCAAGAAGCCCACCGGCGCCGCCAAGAAGGCGAAAAAGGCTCCGGTTGCTGCCGGGGCGAAGAAACCCGCCAAAAAGGCGGTCAAGAAAA
Above is a window of Ahaetulla prasina isolate Xishuangbanna chromosome 4, ASM2864084v1, whole genome shotgun sequence DNA encoding:
- the LOC131198781 gene encoding histone H1.10-like: MAEVAPAAPVAAAPASKAAARRAAGATKARKPAGPSVTELLMQAVTASKERGGISLAALKKSLAASGYDVEKNNSRIKLGLKSLVTKGTLLQTKGTGASGSFKLNKKQADPKDKAARKKQQQPAKSAKKPTGAAKKAKKAPVAAGAKKPAKKAVKKTASKGVKKPKAAAAKAKKAVKSPAKARAAKPKAKPKTPKAKVAKPKKGVVKK